A window from Pangasianodon hypophthalmus isolate fPanHyp1 chromosome 4, fPanHyp1.pri, whole genome shotgun sequence encodes these proteins:
- the kcnk7 gene encoding potassium channel, subfamily K, member 7 produces the protein MAQNADSVLTFCRSYAFTFLLLCYLLYMIIGAVIFMVLEQPEQNSLVAEVHELRVRFLENNQCVKESSLDRLLKKVLFAGKRGVTLKADSDEYNFDFTSSLFFVITFLTTTGYGTTVPLSDEGRVFCMLYCVFGIPLTFLLLSCITHALVPRLSHAPIRHLQIYWGLSRNKAALIYCGILAASTATLFFLLPAVSLCLLEKDWSFLESFYFCFISLSTIGLGDYLPGQTHSWAARQALEFATSCYLVLGLVVLLVVMESFWKLQQVQALVRLFVGSTAASLKEDDLDEQALSEWPDSHDIPTADVQFKPPISIISHRISDLPPTPSVEDACTPFTPQVASYKKTVRPPHQPDTDPDPADQNN, from the exons ATGGCTCAAAATGCAGATTCTGTGCTGACTTTTTGCCGAAGTTACGCTTTCACCTTTTTGCTTCTCTGTTATCTCCTCTACATGATTATTGGTGCAGTTATTTTCATGGTGCTTGAGCAACCTGAGCAGAATTCACTTGTTGCTGAAGTACATGAACTTCGGGTGAGGTTTTTAGAAAACAACCAGTGTGTGAAAGAAAGTAGTTTGGATCGTTTACTGAAGAAGGTGCTCTTTGCTGGAAAACGTGGGGTAACTCTAAAAGCTGACAGTGACGAGTATAACTTCGACTTCACTTCATCGTTATTTTTCGTCATAACTTTTCTCACGACTACAG GTTATGGTACCACTGTTCCACTGTCAGATGAGGGCCGAGTGTTTTGTATGCTTTACTGTGTCTTCGGTATTCCTCTCACCTTCCTCCTGCTCTCCTGCATCACCCATGCCCTGGTGCCCAGACTGAGTCATGCTCCCATACGCCACCTTCAGATCTACTGGGGTCTGTCTCGCAACAAGGCGGCCCTGATTTACTGCGGAATATTAGCGGCGAGCACAGCGACACTGTTCTTCCTGCTGCCTGCTGTCAGTCTCTGTCTGTTGGAGAAAGACTGGAGCTTTCTAGAGTCATTCTACTTTTGCTTCATTTCGCTCAGTACCATCGGGTTGGGAGATTATCTGCCTGGACAGACGCACAGTTGGGCTGCACGGCAAGCACTGGAATTCGCCACTTCCT GTTACTTGGTGCTCGGTCTTGTTGTCTTGCTGGTTGTTATGGAGAGCTTCTGGAAGCTGCAGCAAGTGCAGGCCTTGGTGCGTCTCTTTGTTGGGTCTACAGCAGCCTCACTAAAAGAAGATGATCTTGATGAGCAGGCGCTCAGTGAATGGCCAGACAGCCATGATATTCCAACAGCGGACGTCCAGTTTAAGCCTCCTATCTCCATCATCTCACACCGCATATCTGACTTACCACCAACCCCTTCTGTGGAGGATGCATGTACACCATTCACGCCACAAGTGGCAAGTTACAAGAAGACCGTGCGTCCTCCACATCAGCCAGACACTGATCCAGACCCAGCTGATCAAAACAACTGA